In one Bombyx mori chromosome 4, ASM3026992v2 genomic region, the following are encoded:
- the LOC134201856 gene encoding uncharacterized protein LOC134201856 has translation MEEQFQLLFDNMKMEMQKQTAELTESLTKNLMDRMDEKLTPIIEENEQLKQKVSDLEKEMEYLKREKKSNNIIIFGLEERENSTLELFNNVKMTFKEALNINIEQSEINKIYRLGKNIVQNKSRPVLCSFTNAWRKDEIMKNRKNLKNIYVSEDYSKEILEKRKALLPRLKEEREKGNIAFLIYDKLVVKESNTEKRKREPTISPSPSKRQPRKQQTLCSAKVSRINAFDAMRPRSNSFTNKPTLNKK, from the coding sequence ATGGAAGAACAGTTCCAACTGTTATTTGATAATATGAAGATGGAAATGCAGAAACAAACAGCTGAACTAACTGAATCACTTACCAAAAACTTAATGGATAGGATGGATGAGAAACTTACTCCTATCATTGAAGAAAAcgaacaattaaaacaaaaagttaGCGATCTAGAGAAAGAgatggaatatttgaaaagaGAAAAGAAAAGTAACAACATAATTATTTTCGGGCTAGAAGAGAGGGAAAATTCAACATTGGAgctatttaataatgttaagaTGACCTTCAAAGAAGCTCTTAACATAAATATAGAGCAAtccgaaataaacaaaatataccgCTTGGGAAAAAATATAGTTCAGAATAAATCAAGGCCGGTGCTGTGTTCCTTTACAAATGCATGGAGAAAAGATGaaattatgaagaatagaaagaacttaaaaaacatttatgtatCGGAGGATTACTCGAAGGAAATTTTGGAGAAAAGAAAAGCACTGCTACCACGGTTGAAGGAAGAGAGAGAAAAGGGAAATATAGCTTTTCTGATTTACGACAAATTAGTAGTAAAAGAATCCAACActgaaaaaaggaaaagggaACCAACTATCTCACCGTCACCTTCCAAAAGGCAACCCAGAAAACAGCAAACACTATGCTCTGCGAAAGTTAGCAGGATAAATGCCTTCGATGCAATGCGACCTAGATCGAACTCCTTTACCAACAAACCTACACTCAATAAAAAATAG
- the LOC101738894 gene encoding uncharacterized protein LOC101738894, translating into MDNNNNFVGNNTKVTMETNSSLLKVVGNNCVIYVRTNYGDIEVVGNNCRVEVTNNYGIIHVVGANSLVNINKRWRGDSVQLLGANCRLIVAGKLMSAPSYEAQLSPSSTDLDDVIEPIFPFVMR; encoded by the coding sequence AtggataataacaataattttgttGGTAACAATACTAAAGTGACAATGGAGACGAACTCGAGTCTTCTGAAAGTAGTCGGAAACAACTGCGTCATTTATGTTCGTACTAATTACGGCGACATCGAGGTGGTCGGCAACAATTGTCGGGTGGAGGTGACGAATAACTACGGGATCATCCACGTTGTGGGCGCAAACAGCCTTGTGAACATCAACAAACGTTGGAGAGGCGACAGCGTTCAGCTCCTCGGGGCGAATTGTAGGCTGATCGTTGCGGGGAAGCTGATGTCAGCCCCGTCCTACGAAGCCCAACTGTCGCCATCCAGCACGGACCTGGACGACGTTATTGAACCGATTTTCCCATTCGTGATGCGGTGA